TAAGCAGCTCAGGAACAAATCGGTTGCCAACCGAAAACAAAAGAACATAGTAGGTTACTGCGGATCAAGGTATTGTGTGTTAGGAGCTTCTACTGACCCGATGCAGGATCAATTGGCCGCGCTTGAGTCAGCATATACACCTGCCTCATCTCAATCTAGTCGCCCCTCAATGGGCCGCCAACCAACTTTAAATAATCGCCGCTTCTCTCATACCGCTGATAATGCCCATGGCTACAAACCACCGTCACGGCCAGGATCGCCCCTGCGGGCCCAACGTTATGTTGCTAGCCCGATGGAGAGCGCTCGCAAGGAACAAGGGCAAGGCTACTTCAGTCACAACTCCTCTGGTGGTTCCGGTGCCACTCGGAACCCATCCACCCCCAACGAGGGGCAGAGGAGCCATTTAAGACAAAACTCTAGCATTGATGGCCTGACAATGGGGTCTCTTCCCCCTAACTCGCCTGTTATTAGAATAATCTATACTGGCGGACAAACAAAAGTCTTAAATATCAAGCATTGCAAGACGGCTGATGAAATTATACTGTGCGTGCTCAAGAAGCTGCAACTCCCTGAGCATCAATATCGGAACTACTGCTTCTATGTGTTAGATGGCCTGGAACCAGACCCGTCGAACTGCAGGAGGCTGGCGGATCATGAGCTTATGGAGATTTGTGAAAGTAACCACAAATCTGAGCGTGGTCGTCTCATACTACGGAAGATTCATGCTGGAGAGCCAGACACGGACGAGCTTCGGCGTGCCTCTCAACTCGCCATTGATGAAAGCCAAGCGACGCATATCAATGCCCTGAATAGCTCAAATCCACGCACACAGTTTAAGATCCAACAACTCACCGGCGAACCTTGGCATAATATAAAACAACCGATTTCACCCATGTCTGCTCGGCATCAAAATTCGAGTGAGCACGATTTGCAAGTGCTGAATACGGAGCGACACGCCGTGTCCAAGTTACGATCGTTCTTTGGGGCTCGACCGCCTAGCGAGATGATTATCCACGAGATCACATCTTACTTCCCTAGTCACCACCGGGAAGATATTGAGAAGACCATGCGCATGTCAATTCGGAGGTCGCAGCGCCTAAGCCGCGCAGCAAGTCGATTGAGTGTCGTGAGCAATACAAGTTACGCATCCAGCTTAAGAGATGCACCTCCTATCCCCAGTATTGCTGATACCTGGCTTAATACTGGTGCTCAACCCACTCGCGCTTCGAGGCCTCTTTCAGTTTCCAAGTTTAGCCTTCCTCAAGCAACATATAGAGATTCTATCGCGTCAAGCTCCCTTCAACCGCTTCAGGAAGAGTCCCCCATTGAACCAAATCGCAAATCATATGTTTCTTTCGATAGTGGTTCGGACGATCCCAGCACATCTCGTCAGAGCCTTGTGGATGAGAATGCAAGTGTTGCTGCAACTGACGGAGGCTCACTCAATGAACGACTGAGCGTTCTAGttgctgaagatggagaagaggaagatgacggtCTTAATGACTTCCTCGCTGGAAACAACTTTGCTCCTAAAAATTGGATGAAAGGCTCTTTGATTGGTGAAGGATCTTTTGGAAGTGTGTTTTTGGCATTGCATGCGATCACTGGTGAGCTTATGGCGGTCAAACAAGTTGAGATACCATCGGCAACAAAAGGCACAGAATTCGACAAACGTAAGAACAGCATGGTTACGGCACTGAAACATGAAATTGAACTCCTGCAAGGACTTCACCACAAAAATATTGTCCAGTATCTGGGTACCGCTGCTGATGACCAGTATTTGAATATTTTCCTGGAATACGTTCCCGGTGGATCTATTGCTACAATGCTCAAGCAATACAACACTTTCCAAGAGCCTTTAATCAAGAATTTTGTACGACAGATTTTGGCAGGCCTCTCATACCTGCACAGCCGCGATATTATACATCGTGACATCAAGGGTGCGAACATTCTTGTGGACAACAAAGGTGGTATCAAAATCTCGGATTTCGGTATCTCCAAACGGGTGGAAGCTTCTACAGTCCTTGGCTCTCGGGCCAGCGGCACAGGAGGTGGTCATCTACACCGACCGTCGCTGCAGGGTAGCGTATATTGGATGGCACCGGAAGTTGTTCGACAGACCGCCCACACTAAGAAGGCAGACATTTGGAGCTTGGGATGCCTAGTCGTGGAGATGTTTATAGGCGCTCACCCTTTCCCTGACTGCAGTCAGCTGCAGGCTATTTTCGCCATTGGTAGCAACAAAGCCAGACCACCTGCGCCAGAGCATGCGAGCAAGGATGCTGTTGCATTCCTGGACATGACATTCCAGGTTGATTATGAGCAACGGCCGAGTGCTGACGAGCTTTCGAAGTGTCAATTCCTCGCCACGCCAATTGCATGAAACCAGCCTGGTTGGATGTGAAAaccaaaaagagaaaaaaatttttttttgcaGTGTCTGATCGAGATTGATGAATACCCCAGGCGTAAATGCCGCTAAGCACTTTGAGATTTTTAAGATCTATGAATTTTTGAATGCTTGTGCTTTAATTATCACCCTTTGGTTACTTCACCATTAACCTGGCCCAGGATCAAATTCTCTGGGTTACGCCAAACCTAATTTCATTGGCGGACATATAATGAAATGATGTTGTATAGAACTGAACATAAAGTGTTCTCAATCCACGAAGTTAAACTATTCCATTCTTGTATAATAATAAGCGGGGTTCTGGAAGCTTAATGATACGCATATGTTCACAAATTGAGACTTGCAGCTTTGGGTGGGGCGTTGTGTGTTTGTATCAAGGACACTCAGTCCAGTCCACAAGCGAGGATGTAGGTGTCTAGTACTATGGACTCTTGAACGATCAAACGCCTAAGCACAGCGGATGGGATAATGTGCAATAAAAAGTTCTAATAGAATAGAGCATATTTTACATGAATTTAACGAGTCAACAAAACTTCAATGTTACATATTCAatgccaagaaaacaaagatgAGAGTACAAACATTCGCTTGGGTGTACAGGTCTGGCCTTCGTCAAGCGTTCCTTGATTAAATCTTGCAGATTTTCCCCAAGAAGGGTATCGTTGAGGCTCCTTTAGTCAACCATCTTTCCGTAGAAAGGGATACCCATGGCACTGAGGAGAAGCCGAGCATCCTTGTCCGTCTTGGCTGAGGTGTGGATGGTAATATGGCAACCGGGAATCATCTTCGGAGGATACCTAGAGAACGAACGGACGTTAGCTAATGTGTTACGGGGTCCTGGTTCGGTACTGGCGTCATAGCTAGACTCACATATCATAGTTCACCTCGATTTCAGGGAATAGAGCCACGTTCTCAGGTTCAAGACCAAAGGTGATGTTCCCACTGCTGTCACCACTGCTACCCTTGACACCCTCCCAGTCCTTGATCCTGGGCATAACAACATCAACTAGCTTTCCAAAGAAGTGCAACATATCTTCA
This Aspergillus flavus chromosome 1, complete sequence DNA region includes the following protein-coding sequences:
- the steC gene encoding steC — its product is MLAKATYSSPLGMSTSQTPTTSYHSGPSQKAIFTTHQDGMSFTSPTESEFSEAQDGLEAVRSWDEKQVITWLHSIKCGQYESLFKANNFNGNNLIECDQKILQEMGIKKVGDRVRIFVAIKQLRNKSVANRKQKNIDQLAALESAYTPASSQSSRPSMGRQPTLNNRRFSHTADNAHGYKPPSRPGSPLRAQRYVASPMESARKEQGQGYFSHNSSGGSGATRNPSTPNEGQRSHLRQNSSIDGLTMGSLPPNSPVIRIIYTGGQTKVLNIKHCKTADEIILCVLKKLQLPEHQYRNYCFYVLDGLEPDPSNCRRLADHELMEICESNHKSERGRLILRKIHAGEPDTDELRRASQLAIDESQATHINALNSSNPRTQFKIQQLTGEPWHNIKQPISPMSARHQNSSEHDLQVLNTERHAVSKLRSFFGARPPSEMIIHEITSYFPSHHREDIEKTMRMSIRRSQRLSRAASRLSVVSNTSYASSLRDAPPIPSIADTWLNTGAQPTRASRPLSVSKFSLPQATYRDSIASSSLQPLQEESPIEPNRKSYVSFDSGSDDPSTSRQSLVDENASVAATDGGSLNERLSVLVAEDGEEEDDGLNDFLAGNNFAPKNWMKGSLIGEGSFGSVFLALHAITGELMAVKQVEIPSATKGTEFDKRKNSMVTALKHEIELLQGLHHKNIVQYLGTAADDQYLNIFLEYVPGGSIATMLKQYNTFQEPLIKNFVRQILAGLSYLHSRDIIHRDIKGANILVDNKGGIKISDFGISKRVEASTVLGSRASGTGGGHLHRPSLQGSVYWMAPEVVRQTAHTKKADIWSLGCLVVEMFIGAHPFPDCSQLQAIFAIGSNKARPPAPEHASKDAVAFLDMTFQVDYEQRPSADELSKCQFLATPIA